The DNA segment CATAACGATGATGATTGGGATATGTTATTTTTAGCAATTGCTTCAACTTTGTACATTCCTGGTTTAGATAAAGTCGTCTTCGCCACCATTGAATGACAATAATGTGGACAAAATATAGAACCATTGAAGTGTGTCAAGTTGCTTTCAATCGATTTGATTTGAACTGAAAGACTTATTGGGGCTCCTTGACTCACCGTCGCATTTATGATGAAATAATGAGGATGAAAACCAACGTACTCTTTTACTGTCAGCTTAAAATCTTTGATTTCTTGGTTCAAAGTAATTGGTGTGGAATATATCACAGAggaaacattgttttgtaacaataaTGTAACATTGTGTATTCCTGGGCCAAGTAATTGCTGCATTGATAAGTTCagtttaaaattgaatttttctACCTGATTGAGTAAAAATTTCTTAACATCGAAACTTTGTTGTTTCTGGTTCTGTGCTATGTATATAACATCATCCAACAATAGTGAATATGAAATAGGAAAACAATATCTGTGACCAAATACAAGTTTAATCGAGTTCAGAAATGTCATGTTCAATTCcatgtgaaatatttttaatgttgaAGGTGACAAGCCGCACTCCACATAAAGGTTCAAGTGTTCTGTTCTAAAATCAGCACCTCCAGCACGAAAAACGCATTTAGCCCGTACTGAATATTTTCCCGGATATTGATATGAACGCTGTGTTGTGAAGgtaaatgttgaaaaacttgtctgcactgttttaataatttttccgTTATCCTTCATCAAACAATGTGATAATAAATCTTTCAGATTATTGTCTCCATTTAGTCGAGCAGTAAATTGAACAGATTTTCCAGGTTTGACATGGCGGCTGCTCATTGTTAAATGAAAGTCTGCAATGAATGTTAAATAAATGTGCTTATATGATCACAGATGTTAGTTAGGTACAAAGTTTACAATACATAGCTCTTTGTGTttataaaacatgaaagaGCTGTAAAAATCTGATGTTCTATTCTATACTGCATTTACTCACCAAATCGAgaatagttaaaaaaaattctggCTAAACTGCAGTTTGCTGTATTTCTTTGCATAGAAACATTAACAGTTTTCGTGGATAAGTAGTTTCCAGGTTTGCTAGGTTCACATACCGATGCTTTTGTTTCACTTGTTTCAATCTCTAGTAGTCCATATTGGCATCTATATTTACAAACACTATTAAGCAGTTATATCATAATTATAACAATCAATCATCCAGCAATATCATCATGCTACTTTCTCAACTCTTTTTAGCATATGGCACAATAACAAATCGTTTACGTTTTTTCATGTCAAAATTCAGATGTTGAAAACAGGAAGTACAACGACTTGATTTCAAAATCACTTTATaacgatttatttttaatttaaatcgCTTGCTTTCTTGTCGTTGAATCAGTGCATTAATAAAAACCGTATACTGTGATAGTTGCAGGTTTGCAGCGCTGCATTTATTCATTCATTGCTACTGCAGCAGGCGTTGTATAAGCTTTATGGGGCAATATTGTTGGCATAAATTGCAGTGATTGATTACCTTTttagttaggttaacaaatatattgaaaaaagtaGAAAGTGGGTAcacttttcaaaacatttacaGCACACCTAAAAACTCTCACAGCCCAGTAGTGTGTTGCAGCAATCAGCTCACAGTTACATGTAAGTTATTCACTGAAGTGAATAACGAAATACTTTGGATGATTATAAAACTCTTTGCAGGAAGTAAAGTATTACATAacaatcaaaaacattttcagtgCCAATACCCTTATGGAAATATCCTtatttacacatactaaattaatataaaattgccATTGTTCAAGGTAAATGAACAAAACAATACAAGCAAATGGTTATGTAACAATTGGTACAACATCCTACTTGATAGACGTTTCCTCAAACCGCAAATATGCCAATTCTCCCTCCCTCAAAGGAATTTTCCACTCCCTATTACCAAGCAACATGGTGTTGTTCACGCATTCCTCTGTGGCTGGGAATATGATTGTTCCACTTGCATTTCGTAGAACCATACTGCAGCCTGAAATAAACAGTGAAAGAAATTGTTCATCTTTGTACAACTGTACAAGAATACTATCAAATATGTTGCTTTTAAAAAGATCATGGCTTGAGCAAAGATGGATTTCttgttatttgattttgttgccCTTTTATTTGTGGAATTGTGAAGCAATCAATAGCCAAGCTGTCAAATTATTACAGCGAGTACACAATGTTGaggaaagtttaaaaaatcaacactCAACTAATCCAGATTTTTGTGACTTGCAATACTGCAAGAACCAACAACAAGATGTCAACAAGTTGGTTGCATTCACAACAAGCCTGCATCATTCTGGTTATTTGCATACCACATTATACAAAGGTAATATGATgaagtaaaagtataacaaacattttttgtactagattcatatacagtataatttaAACTATTTAATTCTTCCAGAATGCACAAGCATCTACGCAAGTGGTTCAAGAACAAGTGGTGTCTACCCGATATGGCTCAAGGAACGATTCCAGTTCACCTACGTCTACTGTGATATGGACCTTGTTTCAACTAAGAAGGGCTGGACAACAATACAAAGAAGAATGAACGGGGAGGTCAACTTTGAAAGGGGATGGGACGATTATGTCAGAGGGTTTGGAAACCCTAGTAGCGAATATTGGCTTGGATTGAAAAATATTCGTCGCTTGTCGAGACAAACTGCTTATGCAAACAATGGATTAGGTGCCATTTACATACAAGATCCTGAAGTTGCATTTAACCTTGAAGACTGGGATGGTGTAAAGGCATTTGTTCAATACAAAAACTTTAAGCTCAACTCAAACGCACCAagttattggttaaatgtataTGGTTTAAAAAAGGCTTCCACTTTTAGCATCACGCCTATATATATGAGCGAGTTCAGTACACCAGACAGGGACAATGATTATCAAGATCGCCATTGTGCCAGTGATCATAAGTCAGGCTGGTGGTTTCATTACTGTGATGAAGCAAACTTAAATGGGCCATATCCCAAGTACAAGCAAGAAATGAcctggaaaaatatttactgGGATGGCTGGAATACTGTTAATCCCAACAATACTGCTTTGCGCTTTGTATCTATGGAACTGTATCATGGCATGGTTGAACTATAGGTAGGCaattgtataaattttttgaGTTTGCAGAAGCCAACTTTTGTCAATACAGCAGAATCCACTTAATATGACCATGGATAAAATAACCGGCTGCTAAAGACAACCATTTTGGTATAGTCTCGAATTTTACCATGTAAAATTACCACTTTTCATGTCAATTGTGCCACATGTATTCTCAATTCTCCTAAGCCTACTGACATTTATCAACTTTAATGTTGCGGAACTGTACATGAGATAAACgataaatttaatgttttcgtCATATTGTACCTAACTATCGATCCTGATGTGGTTAAACAGCTCCCGTTATTGTGGCCATTTAGAATTTTAGATAGACCAAAATGGTCTGGTCCTAACATGGTCATAATAATTGGAGTCTACTGCAAAGGGGAACAAATTGCAACATACAAAAACATGCTTGTCTTCACAATGAGATTCACAACATATTTcattaataaaaattgtacTCTTATAGCTATTTTAATGGATCCGTTATAACAGAAAACGAGGAAAGGCTAGTAGcatttatcatttatttaGTAGCACAAAGCATTTATCTTGCAATAAATAGCATTGTTTAGCATTGGGGAAAAAAGTTCTAGTAGTTGGGTGAttgaagcaaaaaaaattaattgcaaatACTGTCATATTTGGGAAGATGGTTAGGGAAAGtatatcaaaaaataaaaactatataATATGACAAGTAACCAAAGGcgacaaaatttacaaaacataaGGTAAAAATGTTATATTGATCCCAAGTAAGATATCAGGTTTTAGGGGATTACctaacaataaaattaaaaaactttttaaaaaaataatttaaataaaaaatttttcagcaaTAATATGCAGAGTTTAATTTCTGCGATCAACAAGTACAGCATATACCGGCGTATGAGCCTCCttttatgatgaaaacattgggCCAAAAAACGAGAGGGGTTTATATGCCCAACCAAAAATCTGGAAAAAGGTTATGTCTTTTTGGTCGAATTCCGTTCGTGTGATAAACAGACCACAGGTGATcatctttaaacaaaattacagaATTTTACACGTGAAGTAATTGTTCAAGTCTGTTGACttattgttaaaaatcatAGTTGGCCAGTATTCAACCGTTATCACCGGTAATTGAGATCCATTTTGGCTGACATTCAACTTCCGTTTTTAACGTCATTGTCAGGGACAGAtctacaaaatgttttagggGTGTTTTGTTCATCTTAAGGTTTGAAAATGGAGATTTCCTAAGAAATGGGAATTTTGCCAAGTTTTTTCTGCTAGTTAACTTGGTTCATATCCCCATCCATAGTGTATAGGTTAGTGGGCTAAAAATAACTGCGCTTTTGTTGACAAGACTAAATTGTTCTGAGCCAAGTTCACTCCACTGTAAGGTTGTTGGTTACCGTGGGAAACCCATTTCATTAAGTATAGTACTTCTTGACCAGTaatacttttgcaaaaaaggCGACACGGATGACAACATAAACTGTACACTTTGTCACTCTCGTTTATTAATTAAAACGCTCCTTGTTATAGAAAAATAACACGCACTAGACATGTCTAATTTTTTTGCTAACGGCTAATAAAAACAGGAAGATG comes from the Clavelina lepadiformis chromosome 5, kaClaLepa1.1, whole genome shotgun sequence genome and includes:
- the LOC143459602 gene encoding fibrinogen-like protein 1 → MVLFTHSSVAGNMIVPLAFRRTILQPEINNFCDLQYCKNQQQDVNKLVAFTTSLHHSGYLHTTLYKECTSIYASGSRTSGVYPIWLKERFQFTYVYCDMDLVSTKKGWTTIQRRMNGEVNFERGWDDYVRGFGNPSSEYWLGLKNIRRLSRQTAYANNGLGAIYIQDPEVAFNLEDWDGVKAFVQYKNFKLNSNAPSYWLNVYGLKKASTFSITPIYMSEFSTPDRDNDYQDRHCASDHKSGWWFHYCDEANLNGPYPKYKQEMTWKNIYWDGWNTVNPNNTALRFVSMELYHGMVEL